The following proteins are co-located in the Hypanus sabinus isolate sHypSab1 chromosome 28, sHypSab1.hap1, whole genome shotgun sequence genome:
- the LOC132382367 gene encoding uncharacterized protein LOC132382367 isoform X1: protein MCGRKAGMMAFCSLSLYALTYLAVRDSIPSIRSKRSTQRETVGSNVSSKLFEMSLLHAINEFNDEKDHLLHKDGAHNQSEIPELTLKYVEKLNQSATTLSTTTNTDQVKEDDNDLRRFSKINSLLQKQHLNGNIIKIQNRKSLLQHLLQLPTTEASPVKETKPPSKVVAVVEVLDGGNTSQSNVTEPVVKKSVPEGILKEEENETNYLAAQMAKEINDFLQNHLLANKTAGILTSDSLRSYEPRFTELLGKLNVTIATAASNFTADKKKDLLISERTLLQILDLCSSILKNLNSQLSGNSQHKVRPGKYSSEREVLVRIEPEWEERDRMNHIIHLFYQLEEILSNLKIILKKDKEGEKHNMAEHLLDQSLSVVSQLEQIPWLKGRNSLTDFEPETLRDLAGGLSNAELIPHETANASV, encoded by the exons GGTTCTAATGTATCATCAAAGCTGTTTGAAATGTCATTACTTCATGCTATAAATGAGTTCAACGATGAAAAAG ATCATTTATTGCATAAAGATGGTGCCCATAATCAAAGTGAGATACCAGAACTTACCCTGAAATACGTGGAAAAGTTAAATCAAAGTGCGACAACCCTCAGCACAACCACAAATACAGATCAAGTGAAAGAAGATGATAATGATCTGAGGAGATTTTCTAAAATCAACAGCTTATTGCAGAAACAGCACCTAAATGGAAACATTATAAAAATACAGAATAGGAAGTCCTTACTTCAACATCTCCTCCAGCTGCCCACTACTGAAGCATCGCCAGTGAAAGAAACCAAGCCTCCAAGTAAAGTGGTTGCTGTTGTTGAGGTCTTGGATGGTGGTAACACTTCACAGTCTAATGTTACAGAACCAGTTGTAAAGAAAAGTGTACCTGAAGGTATTCTAAAAGAGGAAGAAAATGAAACCAATTATTTGGCTGCTCAAATGGCAAAAGAAATCAATGATTTTTTGCAGAATCATTTATTAGCTAACAAGACAGCTGGAATACTAACCTCTGACTCTCTGCGTAGCTATGAACCAAGGTTCACAGAACTTCTTGGAAAACTTAACGTAACGATAGCTACGGCAGCAAGTAACTTTACAGCAGACAAAAAGAAAGACCTTCTAATCAGTGAACGTACTTTGCTTCAGATCCTCGACCTCTGCAGTTCTATACTTAAAAATCTCAATAGTCAATTGTCAGGAAACTCGCAACACAAGGTTCGACCAGGCAAATATTCTTCTGAGAGAGAAGTATTAGTCAGGATAGAACCTGAATGGGAAGAACGAGACCGAATGAATCACATTATTCATTTGTTTTATCAGctggaagaaattctttccaatCTGAAGATAATTTTGAAAAAGGACAAGGAAGGAGAGAAACACAACATGGCAGAACACCTTCTGGATCAATCACTTAGTGTGGTTAGTCAATTGGAACAGATCCCATGGCTGAAAGGGAGAAACTCTTTGACAGACTTTGAACCGGAGACTTTAAGAGACCTTGCAGGAGGATTGTCAAATGCAGAATTGATCCCACACGAAACAGCAAATGCATCAGTCTGA
- the LOC132382367 gene encoding uncharacterized protein LOC132382367 isoform X2 — protein MRSLTWRCEGSNVSSKLFEMSLLHAINEFNDEKDHLLHKDGAHNQSEIPELTLKYVEKLNQSATTLSTTTNTDQVKEDDNDLRRFSKINSLLQKQHLNGNIIKIQNRKSLLQHLLQLPTTEASPVKETKPPSKVVAVVEVLDGGNTSQSNVTEPVVKKSVPEGILKEEENETNYLAAQMAKEINDFLQNHLLANKTAGILTSDSLRSYEPRFTELLGKLNVTIATAASNFTADKKKDLLISERTLLQILDLCSSILKNLNSQLSGNSQHKVRPGKYSSEREVLVRIEPEWEERDRMNHIIHLFYQLEEILSNLKIILKKDKEGEKHNMAEHLLDQSLSVVSQLEQIPWLKGRNSLTDFEPETLRDLAGGLSNAELIPHETANASV, from the exons GGTTCTAATGTATCATCAAAGCTGTTTGAAATGTCATTACTTCATGCTATAAATGAGTTCAACGATGAAAAAG ATCATTTATTGCATAAAGATGGTGCCCATAATCAAAGTGAGATACCAGAACTTACCCTGAAATACGTGGAAAAGTTAAATCAAAGTGCGACAACCCTCAGCACAACCACAAATACAGATCAAGTGAAAGAAGATGATAATGATCTGAGGAGATTTTCTAAAATCAACAGCTTATTGCAGAAACAGCACCTAAATGGAAACATTATAAAAATACAGAATAGGAAGTCCTTACTTCAACATCTCCTCCAGCTGCCCACTACTGAAGCATCGCCAGTGAAAGAAACCAAGCCTCCAAGTAAAGTGGTTGCTGTTGTTGAGGTCTTGGATGGTGGTAACACTTCACAGTCTAATGTTACAGAACCAGTTGTAAAGAAAAGTGTACCTGAAGGTATTCTAAAAGAGGAAGAAAATGAAACCAATTATTTGGCTGCTCAAATGGCAAAAGAAATCAATGATTTTTTGCAGAATCATTTATTAGCTAACAAGACAGCTGGAATACTAACCTCTGACTCTCTGCGTAGCTATGAACCAAGGTTCACAGAACTTCTTGGAAAACTTAACGTAACGATAGCTACGGCAGCAAGTAACTTTACAGCAGACAAAAAGAAAGACCTTCTAATCAGTGAACGTACTTTGCTTCAGATCCTCGACCTCTGCAGTTCTATACTTAAAAATCTCAATAGTCAATTGTCAGGAAACTCGCAACACAAGGTTCGACCAGGCAAATATTCTTCTGAGAGAGAAGTATTAGTCAGGATAGAACCTGAATGGGAAGAACGAGACCGAATGAATCACATTATTCATTTGTTTTATCAGctggaagaaattctttccaatCTGAAGATAATTTTGAAAAAGGACAAGGAAGGAGAGAAACACAACATGGCAGAACACCTTCTGGATCAATCACTTAGTGTGGTTAGTCAATTGGAACAGATCCCATGGCTGAAAGGGAGAAACTCTTTGACAGACTTTGAACCGGAGACTTTAAGAGACCTTGCAGGAGGATTGTCAAATGCAGAATTGATCCCACACGAAACAGCAAATGCATCAGTCTGA